From Glycine soja cultivar W05 chromosome 4, ASM419377v2, whole genome shotgun sequence, the proteins below share one genomic window:
- the LOC114410039 gene encoding aspartic proteinase nepenthesin-1-like, whose translation MVMAKLKHPSSFVTLVALLLAVSLFVAPTSSTSRKTILKHHPYPTKGFRVMLRHVDSGKNLTKLERVQHGIKRGKSRLQRLNAMVLAASTLDSEDQLEAPIHAGNGEYLMELAIGTPPVSYPAVLDTGSDLIWTQCKPCTQCYKQPTPIFDPKKSSSFSKVSCGSSLCSAVPSSTCSDGCEYVYSYGDYSMTQGVLATETFTFGKSKNKVSVHNIGFGCGEDNEGDGFEQASGLVGLGRGPLSLVSQLKEPRFSYCLTPMDDTKESILLLGSLGKVKDAKEVVTTPLLKNPLQPSFYYLSLEGISVGDTRLSIEKSTFEVGDDGNGGVIIDSGTTITYIEQKAFEALKKEFISQTKLPLDKTSSTGLDLCFSLPSGSTQVEIPKIVFHFKGGDLELPAENYMIGDSNLGVACLAMGASSGMSIFGNVQQQNILVNHDLEKETISFVPTSCDQL comes from the coding sequence ATGGTCATGGCAAAACTAAAACACCCTTCATCTTTTGTCACATTGGTGGCACTTCTTCTAGCAGTGTCTCTTTTCGTTGCTCCAACATCCTCAACATCCAGAAAAACTATTCTCAAGCACCACCCTTACCCAACAAAAGGGTTCCGAGTCATGCTTCGCCACGTTGATTCAGGTAAAAATTTAACCAAACTAGAGCGTGTCCAACACGGGATCAAGCGTGGGAAGAGTAGGCTTCAGAGGCTTAATGCAATGGTGTTGGCAGCATCAACACTAGATTCTGAAGATCAATTAGAAGCCCCTATTCATGCAGGGAATGGAGAATATTTAATGGAGTTAGCCATTGGAACCCCACCAGTGTCTTACCCTGCGGTTTTGGACACTGGCAGTGACCTTATTTGGACACAGTGCAAGCCTTGCACGCAGTGTTATAAACAACCAACACCCATTTTTGATCCCAAGAAGTCCTCTTCTTTTTCCAAGGTTTCATGTGGTAGCAGCTTGTGCAGTGCTGTGCCTTCTTCAACATGCAGTGATGGGTGTGAGTATGTTTATTCATACGGTGACTATTCAATGACACAAGGCGTTTTGGCCACTGAGACTTTCACTTTTGGGAAGTCTAAGAACAAAGTTTCGGTTCacaacattggttttggttGTGGGGAGGACAATGAAGGTGATGGATTTGAACAAGCTTCAGGGTTGGTTGGTCTTGGACGTGGTCCTTTGTCCTTGGTTTCTCAACTCAAGGAACCGAGATTTTCTTATTGTTTGACCCCAATGGATGACACAAAAGAAAGTATTTTGTTGTTGGGGTCTTTGGGTAAAGTGAAAGATGCAAAAGAAGTGGTGACAACACCTCTTCTCAAAAACCCTTTGCAACCTTCTTTTTACTATCTTTCTCTTGAAGGCATCTCTGTTGGGGACACTCGATTGTCCATTGAGAAGTCCACTTTTGAAGTGGGGGATGATGGGAATGGTGGTGTGATCATAGACTCTGGCACCACAATCACCTACATTGAACAAAAGGCCTTTGAGGCACTCAAAAAAGAGTTCATTTCTCAAACCAAACTTCCTTTGGACAAAACTAGCTCAACAGGGTTGGATCTTTGCTTCTCTCTGCCATCAGGGTCAACACAAGTGGAGATTCCAAAGATTGTTTTCCATTTCAAGGGTGGGGATTTGGAGCTTCCTGCTGAGAACTACATGATTGGTGACTCCAATTTGGGTGTGGCTTGTTTAGCCATGGGTGCTTCTAGTGGAATGTCTATATTCGGAAATGTTCAACAGCAGAACATTTTGGTGAATCATGATCTTGAAAAGGAGACCATTTCTTTTGTTCCTACGTCGTGTGATCAGCTGTGA
- the LOC114410037 gene encoding probable magnesium transporter NIPA7 isoform X1: MQSRVPNHSLPSHRGKKTMYSSNFIGFILAVVSSAFIGSSFIIKKKGLQRASLNGSRASGGGYGYLLQPLWWLGMVTMIVGEIANFVAYVYAPAVLVTPLGALSIIVSAVLAHFMLNEKLQKMGMLGCLLCIVGSTVIVLHAPQEKSLSSVEEIWQLALQPAEFCFVMYTCCFCFLFGHPAFLSYTASAIAVVFFLILYCAPRHGQTNILVYIGICSIIGSLTVMSIKAIGIAIRLTIEGADQFVQFQTWIFTMVAISCIVTQLNYLNMALDTFNTAVVSPIYYALFTSFTILASAIMFKDYYGQSISSIASELCGFVTVLSGTTVLHSTREPDPPVNTDLYSPLSPKVSWYIQGNGEPWKQKEDAPPFNLITVIRQDHFK; the protein is encoded by the exons ATGCAATCTAGGGTTCCAAATCACTCACTCCCTTCACATCGTGGAAAAAAAACCATGTACTCGAGCAATTTCATCGGCTTCATCTTGGCCGTCGTCTCTAGCGCCTTCATCGGTTCCAGCTTCATCATCAAGAAAAAAGGCCTCCAACGTGCCAGTCTCAACGGCTCACGTGCCA GTGGCGGAGGCTACGGTTACCTTCTGCAACCTCTTTGGTGGCTCGGAATGGTTACTA TGATTGTCGGAGAGATAGCGAATTTTGTGGCGTACGTTTATGCCCCCGCGGTGCTTGTCACGCCGCTTGGTGCTTTGAGTATTATTGTTAG TGCTGTGTTGGCGCATTTCATGTTGAACGAGAAGCTGCAGAAAATGGGCATGCTGGGGTGTCTTCTGTGCATTGTGGGTTCCACTGTGATTGTGCTCCATGCGCCTCAAGAGAAGTCTCTTAGTTCTGTAGAAGAAATATGGCAGTTGGCACTTCAACCTG ctgaattttgttttgttatgtaTACCTGCTGCTTCTGCTTTCTGTTTGGACATCCAGCATTCCTGTCGTACACTGCCTCGGCGATCGCTGTagtgttctttttgattttgtaTTGTGCTCCTCGCCATGGCCAGactaatattttagtttatattgGAATATGCTCCATAATTGGATCCTTGACT GTCATGAGCATAAAAGCAATTGGCATTGCTATAAGACTTACGATCGAGGGTGCTGACCAGTTTGTTCAGTTCCAGACATGGATTTTTACCATGGTCGCTATTTCCTGCATCGTTACTCAgttaaattatcttaatatg GCATTGGATACTTTTAACACAGCAGTTGTTTCTCCGATCTACTATGCCTTGTTCACATCTTTTACAATATTAGCTAGTGCAATCATGTTTAAG GACTATTATGGTCAAAGTATAAGCAGTATTGCATCGGAGCTTTGTGgtttcgttactgttttatctgGTACAACTGTATTACACAGTACAAGAGAGCCAGATCCTCCAGTCAATACAG ATTTGTATAGTCCCTTGTCTCCAAAAGTATCGTGGTATATCCAAGGCAATGGCGAACCTTGGAAACAGAAAGAAGATGCGCCAccctttaatttaattacagttATCCGGCAAGACCATTTCAAGTGA
- the LOC114410038 gene encoding uncharacterized protein At1g10890-like, translating to MGRNRSRSRSVSRSPSNSRRRRYSPSPVSHRHSRTSRRRSPSHKRRRRHRTSSSPSLSRSPTPKPKKDQNKSKRQHEEELKLLEEETARRLEEAIRKNVEEKLNTEEVKLEIEKRVAEGVKKLFDDVEAQLEKEKEDALTEARRKEEQARKEREELDKMLEENRRRVEESQRREALEQQRKEEERQRELEMIQRQKEEAARRKKLEEEEEHANRINSLGKNKSRPKSYGF from the exons ATGGGTCGCAATCGCAGTCGCAGTCGCAGTGTGTCACGCTCTCCTTCCAATTCCCGCAGAAGAAGGTACTCTCCATCCCCTGTTTCTCATCGCCACTCGAGAACTTCCAGGCGCCGCTCTCCTTCCCACAAGCGCCGTCGAAGGCACAGAACCTCTTCCTCCCCCTCTCTTTCACGCAGCCCCACTCCCAAACCCAAGAAAGATCAAAACAAAAG CAAGCGTCAACACGAGGAAGAGTTGAAACTATTGGAAGAAGAGACTGCAAGAAGACTGGAAGAAGCAATTCGAAAAAATGTTGAGGAGAAGCTTAACACAGAGGAAGTCAAGTTAGAAATAGAAAAGCGCGTAGCAGAGGGAGTGAAGAAATTGTTTGATGATGTTGAAGCTcaacttgaaaaagaaaaggaagatgcTCTTACTGaagctagaaggaaggaa GAACAAGCCCgtaaagaaagagaagagcTGGACAAGATGCTTGAAGAGAATAGGAGGAGAGTGGAAGAATCTCAGAGAAGAGAAGCTCTAGAGCAGCAAAGAAAGGAGGAGGAACGACAAAGGGAATTGGAGATGATTCAGAGACAAAAAGAAGAGGCTGCTCGGAGAAAGAAGctggaggaggaagaagaacatGCAAATCGAATTAATTCTTTGGGTAAGAACAAATCTAGGCCTAAATCTTATGGTTTCTAA
- the LOC114410037 gene encoding probable magnesium transporter NIPA7 isoform X2 yields the protein MQSRVPNHSLPSHRGKKTMYSSNFIGFILAVVSSAFIGSSFIIKKKGLQRASLNGSRASGGGYGYLLQPLWWLGMVTMIVGEIANFVAYVYAPAVLVTPLGALSIIVSAVLAHFMLNEKLQKMGMLGCLLCIVGSTVIVLHAPQEKSLSSVEEIWQLALQPAFLSYTASAIAVVFFLILYCAPRHGQTNILVYIGICSIIGSLTVMSIKAIGIAIRLTIEGADQFVQFQTWIFTMVAISCIVTQLNYLNMALDTFNTAVVSPIYYALFTSFTILASAIMFKDYYGQSISSIASELCGFVTVLSGTTVLHSTREPDPPVNTDLYSPLSPKVSWYIQGNGEPWKQKEDAPPFNLITVIRQDHFK from the exons ATGCAATCTAGGGTTCCAAATCACTCACTCCCTTCACATCGTGGAAAAAAAACCATGTACTCGAGCAATTTCATCGGCTTCATCTTGGCCGTCGTCTCTAGCGCCTTCATCGGTTCCAGCTTCATCATCAAGAAAAAAGGCCTCCAACGTGCCAGTCTCAACGGCTCACGTGCCA GTGGCGGAGGCTACGGTTACCTTCTGCAACCTCTTTGGTGGCTCGGAATGGTTACTA TGATTGTCGGAGAGATAGCGAATTTTGTGGCGTACGTTTATGCCCCCGCGGTGCTTGTCACGCCGCTTGGTGCTTTGAGTATTATTGTTAG TGCTGTGTTGGCGCATTTCATGTTGAACGAGAAGCTGCAGAAAATGGGCATGCTGGGGTGTCTTCTGTGCATTGTGGGTTCCACTGTGATTGTGCTCCATGCGCCTCAAGAGAAGTCTCTTAGTTCTGTAGAAGAAATATGGCAGTTGGCACTTCAACCTG CATTCCTGTCGTACACTGCCTCGGCGATCGCTGTagtgttctttttgattttgtaTTGTGCTCCTCGCCATGGCCAGactaatattttagtttatattgGAATATGCTCCATAATTGGATCCTTGACT GTCATGAGCATAAAAGCAATTGGCATTGCTATAAGACTTACGATCGAGGGTGCTGACCAGTTTGTTCAGTTCCAGACATGGATTTTTACCATGGTCGCTATTTCCTGCATCGTTACTCAgttaaattatcttaatatg GCATTGGATACTTTTAACACAGCAGTTGTTTCTCCGATCTACTATGCCTTGTTCACATCTTTTACAATATTAGCTAGTGCAATCATGTTTAAG GACTATTATGGTCAAAGTATAAGCAGTATTGCATCGGAGCTTTGTGgtttcgttactgttttatctgGTACAACTGTATTACACAGTACAAGAGAGCCAGATCCTCCAGTCAATACAG ATTTGTATAGTCCCTTGTCTCCAAAAGTATCGTGGTATATCCAAGGCAATGGCGAACCTTGGAAACAGAAAGAAGATGCGCCAccctttaatttaattacagttATCCGGCAAGACCATTTCAAGTGA